The Toxoplasma gondii ME49 chromosome XII, whole genome shotgun sequence genome includes a region encoding these proteins:
- a CDS encoding ankyrin repeat-containing protein (encoded by transcript TGME49_219210): MGRFAGQDELFKAAASNGVDFLSTHIQLPAETSAVSASSPHAPSSLSDSPLDKEDLNALEDEDGRSLLHVACAAGHLQAADFLLRAGADFLKADEGHWTPLLSAASAGHLGVVKALIEAAEKASHEEGLSISEGADQQASTEVVKELLEARTPSGGTALTTAAAKGHTAVVEALLDAGANIEATDNYGRTALSKAVVASKEATVEALMRRGASLRVQEKFTGDNLLHLAVNSEHADLCLLLMRNDPDLRFQKNREGVTPFEAGRGPFLKHLANLFEAEEGENAEDATAAGSKED; this comes from the exons ATGGGGCGATTTGCTGGGCAAGACGAACTTTTCAAGGCGGCT GCCTCTAACGGCGTCGACTTCTTGTCTACACACATTCAGCTGCCTGCTGAAACATCAGctgtttctgcctcttcaccGCATGCTCCAAGCTCTCTTTCAGATAGTCCTCTGGATAAAGAGGACCTAAACGCTttggaagacgaggacggaCGGAGTCTCCTTCATGTCGCATGTGCCGCTGGCCACCTGCAGGCTGCggattttcttcttcgggcAGGAGCGGATTTTCTGAAGGCAGACGAA ggTCACTGGACGCCTTTGTTGTCTGCTGCGTCAGCGGGTCACTTGGGTGTGGTGAAGGCTTTGATTGAAGCCGCCGAAAAAGCTTCCCACGAGGAGGGGCTCTCTATTTCAGAGGGAGCGGACCAGCAGGCGAGCACAGAAGTTGTAAAGGAACTCTTGGAGGCGAGGACGCCCTCTGGAGGCACAGCTCTTACGACCGCTGCTGCCAAAG GCCACACAGCTGTTGTTGAAGCTCTTCTCGACGCGGGCGCGAATATCGAAGCCACTGATAACTACGGG cggACGGCTCTGTCGAAGGCAGTGGTTGCCAGCAAGGAAGCCACCGTTGAAGCGTTGATGCGTCGAGGCGCAAGCTTGCGG GTTCAAGAGAAGTTCACAGGCGATAATCTGCTTCACCTGGCAGTG AATTCTGAGCACGCCGATTTGTGCTTGCTGCTGATGCGAAATGATCCGGATCTCCGATTTCAAAAGAACAGG GAAGGCGTAACTCCCTTTGAAGCTGGCCGGGGTCCGTTTCTGAAACACCTAGCGAACCTCTTTGAAgcggaggagggagaaaacgcagaggatGCCACAGCCGCTGGCTCTAAAGAGGACTGA